A region of the Cyprinus carpio isolate SPL01 chromosome A14, ASM1834038v1, whole genome shotgun sequence genome:
aaactaaaaacctctttcagaaattattacaCTATTGTGACTGACGGTCCTCTAAACCGAGAGACTGTAGAGGCATACACAGTCACCGTAGTTGCGAGAGATAAAGGGATTCCATCTCTGGCTGCCAGCAAATCAATCAAAGTGCACGTGTCTGACGAGAACGACAACGCGCCAACGTTTACGCAGCCCATTTATGATGTGTATGTGACCGAAAACAACGTCCCGGGTGCTTACATCTACGCTGTCAGTGCCGTCGACCCTGATGTCGGACAGAATGCTTATATAACTTACTCCATAGTGGAGTGTGAAATACAGGGTATGTCTGTGGTCACATATGTTTCCATCAACTCGGAGAATGGGTATCTGTACGCCCTCAGGTCGTTTGATTATGAGCAACTTAAAGACTTCAGCTTCATGGTTCAAGCCAGAGACTCAGGCAGCCCCGAGCTGTGGTCCAACGCCACAGTGAACGTCATTATAGTGGATCAGAACGATAACGCGCCGTCTGTGATTGCGCCTCTTGGAAAAAATGGCACTGCGCGGGAGCCTTTGCCGCGCTCTGCCGAGCCAGGTTACCTAGTTACTCGCATTGTCGCCATGGATGCAGATGATGGTGAAAACGCGCGCTTGTCATACAGTGTACAAAGAGGCAATGAGAATGGGATGTTCCGAATGGACTGGCGCACCGGGGAGTTGCGCACGGCCCGCCGGGTGTCAGTCAAACGAGACCCGCAACAGCTATATGAGCTGCTGATTGAGGTAAGGGATCACGGGCAGCCTCCTATGTCGTGCAGCGCGGTAGTGCAGGTGACACTCGTGGACAGTCTCGTGGAGGGCCACAGTGGAGAGCGCGGCACGGCCAAGGCCAAAGACGCGTCTCTGGACTTGACGCTCATCCTCATCATCGCGCTCGGCTCCGTTTCCTTCATCTTCCTCCTTGCTATGATTGTACTGGCCGTGCGCTGTCAGAAGGATAAAAAACTGAACATCTACAACACCTGCCTGGCGAGCGACTGCTGCTGTCTGGTGGGCTGCGGATCGTGCGGGTCAGGTGGCTGCTGCGGTCGTCAGGCCCGGGCTGCCCGGAAAAAGAAGAAACTGAGCAAGTCAGACATCATGTTGGTCCAAAGCACCAACACAGCCAACGTGAGCGTGGCGAGCGCCGCACAGGTGCCCGTGGAAGAGTCAGGGAGCTTCGGCTCGCTCCATCAAAGTCAGAATTACTGCTACCAGGTCTGTCTGACTCCGGAATCGGCCAAAACGGACCTCATGTTCCTGAAGGCCTGCAGCCCGTCGCGCAGCAACGACACCGACCACAACCCGTGCGGAGCCATAGTGACCGGATATACGGACCAACAGCAGCCGGACATCATATCGAACGGCAGCCTGCTCTCCAGTGAGGTACGAACACTTATAGAACTTACTCAGAGAATATCAttagctgccaaaaaaaaaaaaaaaaaaaatggtttaaaaggaTTTATAAGTAttccgtttttatttatttattcattcattcattcatttttattttaaataatggcacTCAGAAAACAAGTCTAGCTCTTTTATGTAGCTCTACTGTATATCTACAGtgtaaaatcagaatcagaatcgcCAAGTGAGCGTAAACCAATAAAGAATTTGTTGTGGTTTCcagcagaacagaaaaaaaaaaatgagaaaagaaacaaacgaacaaaaaaaaaaaaaaaacatttagtaaaatTGGATCAAATTATAGACTTTAATTTTTCCATATTATGTGAATGTCAATATTCATGATTATGAAATCGTTttagctattttacatttgaattatagttatttttctatatttcaaattaaatatgcatttagtgACTTAAAACAGCTAAGAATAAAGCAAAATAATCTTCCTCTCAAGAATAGTGAGCTCTGAAAACAAACAGACTGATACCTGGTTGCTATTAGACTTACATAAGCAACATAAATCTGTTCtgcttttattattagtagtactagtattattagtattagtatctTCTATATGGCCTATACTGTGGAACTACCCACATTAGAGTGTAAACATAGTGTCACTGAAGTGATAGATTTGCATGTTTGTGAAAAGCTCTCCGGGTTATAGGTCATTAGATATGCCAGTCACGGTGTTGCAGAGCCTCACAAGAACAAAGATCCGTCTATAGTTGAATTCTGCTGAATAGCAGCAGAGCATAATGATTTTGCCTGCCCATAAGGTTCCTGTAATGTTCCTAGTGAGCGAAGCTTGAATTCTGACctgcattttattctatttatttatttatttattttacatttattattattttatattttttaaactactaTTATACATTGTTGTTGGGCCTGTTTCATATCAATACTTTTTTTGCAGACAAAACACCAGAGAGCAGAGCTCAGTTATTTGGTAGACCGACCAAGGCGTGTTAACAGGTGAGTATTTAACCTAACTGACCTTAAACTTATTTGCCCCCTAAAAATGTATGAAAGGACTTAATTTTTTCCTTATATGATAAGTCTATGAACATCTGAATTAAACCGGCCTGAGCATAAGAGACCATTTCAAGGCTGAGCAGTACATTTGTGGTTATATAAGAGTCATGTGGCATAGCGGTTGACTCAAACCCTCTCTCCTTCCTCAGCTCTGCATTCCAGGAGGCAGATATTGTGAGCTCAAAAGACAGCGGCCATGGAGACAGCGAGCAGGGAGACAGCGACCATGATGCCATGCATCGTGGACATAACTCTGGTATGGTTATACAATTCAATTTCTATTTCTCTCTAATGTTGATGTTGATTATCCGATGAGCTGCTAGTCAGGCTGAGCTTGTAGAGATGTGggtttaaacgtttttttttttttttttttaagctgttgaGATAGACATGCTGGACGAACGATGGCAGAAAAGTTTAAATAGTTTGATTGGGTTTCATCCTCACACAATCAGAAAAAAACTCCTGATCAAGTCATGTCATGGCCTTTCGGATCTATGAGGATTCTAGCAGAAATAGTTTAGGCCAGTGAGCCTCTGGGTATGGATGCATGAACACATTCTGGGAACAACAGCCATAGTGGAGAATATAATCCAATTGTTTATGAATACTTCCCCATAATAGGGATTTACTTCAGTGGTACTATCTCGCTTTCACCCACGTCTCCAAAGACATGATGGAATTTAGATCAGCCCAGGCGGTCTGTTATCGACTCTGTGGGAATGGGACCAAATAGGTTGAGcagcaaacaaacaagcaattcATTGACTGTGTGCGACCCCCTCCCCAAACTCCTCTTCCACCCTAATCTCTCTGCCCGCATTCCACTGACGGAGGAAACTACTTCACACCTTCATAAGACCACATGTGGCGCTTTGGAATTGAGATTTAGCTGTATGCTGCAATGGAAACGGTGCTTTGTTGCTAAATGACACTACGCTTGAAGTGCATTGTGAAGTTGACTGTATAATGTAATTATGACATAGTTGGACACAAATGAATACAACCAAAAAGTTGCAtcttattatcattaatttcTTTTTGGTTGAGCATATGTCCTCTGTTGTTGTTCCAGAGCACCATATGCTGTGGCTGGACTGCTTCAGCTCTCATTTAGCTTATTTTTGCTCAGTTAAACATTAGAttaaaatcaagatttttttttttttttcatacaaggTCAGCTAGCCCATCTGCCTTTGTTGTCACAGGCCTTCAAAAAACACTTGCCTTTAAGATACAGCTCtataatgcaaaaaagaaaaaaaaaaagaaaagaaaaagtgtttttttttttttccctatttgcGAGCATGTTGTCCCCACTATTTGCGAGCATGTTGTCCCCACTAAAATTCATTGTTTTGCTGCATACTGTCTTCTTTAATTAAGATAATTGAAAGCACCGCTTGGTATGCAGAATTGGAGAGCTTTCAGAATTATGcattgttcattttaatgagAATTCACTAAAAAACTGCCTTCATCCATTCAAGTTTATTTCAGACATTTTGTTTCTTAACTTGCTGCTGTTTTATGGTCTTTTTGAAAGAGGAAATTTTAGTCAGCCGAACGCTTACAGTGTCACAATGCAGACGCATTCCGATCTAGTCATCTCTGCTAGATTAAAAAGAGGCCGAGATAAGCATCGCTTAATTTCTCTCTAATGCATAAGAATGCATCTGTAATACACAGTGGATAACTTCAGAGCTTCTCTGATGCAATGGCACACCTGAatcatttcagttaattttttttatttttatttttattttttatcctgagGATCTGCCACGTTGCAACAGAATCCCTCATTTGGGTTGCAGGTCATGTTCAGAATTCAGAAACAGCTCACTGATCAGTAATTTATTTTCAGCCTGATGCATACCAATTAGCAAATGAAGGTTATTATCAGATCTAATGATTTGCAAGGCTTCTGCCCAGAAAGCAAGAGAGCAGATATAGAGAGAAGGATATGTTTCAGTTGATCATTTTGTTTACATtccattgatatatatatatatatatatatatatatatatatatatatatatatatatatatatattattttagatcCAGAAttatttttatctctttctctttctcttactTTGTCATGCACAAGGAAGAGCATAATGAAAAACATGATGTAGAATTTCAAATAACTTccaaaaaaaattgtgcaaaactACAAATTTCGAGTGTTTTCTGTTTTGGTGAAATTGTCTGTGGTGTTCTTCTGGGCTTTTGTTGCATAGAGACCCTGTTTAAACATCATATTAATATGCCTCTGATCATTGACTTTTTCACCTGGTATTTACATGCATCTCAGATGTGGCTTATGTAAGCACTTATGATTTTGAGATGAGAGTCTCTGATTTTTCGACAACATAACATCACTCATTATGTCAGCGTGTAACTGCCAAGGTCTTATGGTAGTTTGATAAAGCGCAAAATAAAAATGGTGCATTTctccatttctgttttttttttttttttttttttttttttaagaaattaatagttttattcagcacaaTTGATCagcaaaagtgacaggaaagacttttacattgttacttttacattgttcccaaaaaaatattaggagaaaaaaatattagaaacgTTTTCTAGAATAATGTAGTGGAGCACCTGCATTAACTGGCAACCCTTTTAACCCTTTTTTGAATGTGGTTAAAGTGGACCAATCCCAAAACTTTCTGAACCCCATTTAAATTTGTAGTAGCATCGGGTTACCTGAAATTGAAATTAATACTAGGTATAAAAATCATGTATTTTTCAACCAGAGAATGCAGAGCATTGCATTTTCATCAGGGTTGACTCTTTCTTGCAATATTGAACCACAAGTCAACAATATAATTACTTTTCCAGtttttcaactgaaaaaaaaaaaaggacaccgGATGAGTACAGAGagcaattaatttcagaaaatgtcAGGAAATATCAAGATGTCTCTGTGCGATTACACAATGAGGAAGTGTCTTATCTCACACTCTCTAAATatcaaactctctctctcgctcacctTCTTTGTAAGTTAGAAATATACACAAAGAACCTTTGTTCACAGTCTCTTATAAAAACGAGACTATTGTCATAGATAGCTTTCAGATTTAATGGCTAAACTACTTGTTGTTGCCTAGTCGATCTTATACTTGGATTTGTAATTAGGAGAGTCTTACTAAGTGCAGACCTAAGTAAGTTGTTTGCATGTAGCTCCGAAGGACTCTAATCCTCTTTTAAGGCAGAAACCCAAAGTCTGTGTATGCTGACCTGTCTTCTGTCTGAAGGGCTAGTCTGAGGATTAGCtaacacacaccccccccccccccccccacacacacacacaccactgactcCGCTCCATACCTTCAACATCTCCGCTTAGTGCTGCTTTGAAAATGGTACTTCATTAATCCTCCAGCTGTAATTACTGACTGTTTTAGGTGTGGGGTTTTTAGATACATGAGCCGAAAGGGGATTTAAAAATGCTCACCTCTCTCTTCTTCTCAGATGCACATAGTCAAAACAGCACAGTTTACACCCGATGGAGTGCTGGTGAGGGTAAAAGGCGTTGTGCAACTGTGACACGCAAAAGGATTGTTTCCCTCACACTGGCTTTAGCTGTAAACGCTCTTGACGCGCTACCTCCTCTGCTTTGTGATTTGTGAGGTCATTCATCATTGGATATTTGCAGCAGGCTGCGTGAATTACATGCCGctaatcaaaatacattttcaaagagGCTTGTACTCAACCTCATGTGGTAGGCCTAACATTGGATGTGAAGCTTGGCTCCCAAGGCCTGGAGGGGTTACATAAAAGGGTCTTGCATGTCAAGGATATATTGTAGTTGGAGGGTGTGTTTTCAGGTCAGAGTTAGTAATAGCTTTAGAATAAAAGCTGTTCACGGATCTTGTGGGGCATGATTTGagtgaaattgttttatttattttggtaattattattattattattattattttttttttttttttttttgaggcttgTGCTAAACCTCTGAGAAAGATGCTGCAGGCTTAACATTGGGGCAGAGCTTAGCTCTTAAAGCCCATTTCAAATAATGGCTGGAAAATGGTGCAGAACAtgacatatttatttagttaaaacaaaataaattatttagttatataatttatatcaagaattgtatttatttattttaaaacatttgaaatttagcACCCATTGAAGCGTGGATTTTCTTTTAAGGTGACGTAATATCTTATTGTGTATCTCttattctttttgttcttttaattgagACTACGAGATAGAGACAAAAGAGTAAAAGGGGGTTATGACCTTTATAATATATCCCTTCATCTTGTAGCTGGGCagaagagaaggaaagagaacAGAGGATTGGGTTTATCTGCAAGCTTGGTGTCTGAGAGAGTTTACCTTTGATGTCaaatagaaagagagaggaaagggAGACCTCAAGAAGAGATTACAGCATTGACTCCATCCACTCACTGTGTGTATGTTCTCCGCACATGCTTTGATCAGggtaatttgtaatttaaaagtaaCTAAAAAGGGAAAAATGAGCAGGACGCAACCTTTTCATGATTAGCCCGTCAAGTGCCAAAGACATTTCATGTATAGAGCTTCTAATGTTTTCAAAGTGAATGACATGTATTACATTTCATTTGGATTTTAATAATGCTTCATTAAGCCTAAAAAAGGATGCGGCATAACTCATCCTGATGGTTCTTTTATCTATGAGAGGAGACATTGAGGGCGCATTATATCTTACAGGCACTGCGTACACtcggtttgttttatttgtttatgtttgtctgTCTTGTTTTAATGCACTTGCATGCTTCTAGTGCAATTGGGAGCAGATCTCACTCTCATCCTCCCACATTGACAATTAAACAGAAGCTAACccatctctctgttctctctcatAGGAGCAGACCTGTTCTCCAACTGCACAGATGAGTGCAAAGCCCTCGGCCACTCAGATCGCTGCTGGATGCCAAGTTTTGTGCCCACCGAGGCACGACAGGGCGCCGATTACCGCAGCAACCTGCACGTGCCGGGCATGGACTCTGTGCCCGACTCTGAGGTATTTGAGGGCGAGACGTTGGCGGGCGATCAGTCATTCTCAACCTTTGGCAAAGAGATGCCACACCACCCCAACCAGATGCACCAACACCAACATCAACACCACCTCAATGCTTCCACGCTAGAGAGGAAAGAGTTTGATGCACTTCTGTGTAACTCTCGCATGCCTTATAAAGCCGCCTGTCTGTGTGAGTATCTCAAAGAGAGAGCCCTTTCCTCTCTCTTGATCTGACCCGAAAAACTTTCCAAATTCAAGGCCTCTAGCGTGAAGTGCTGCTGAATTCTCCTCTAAGAACTCTAAGCCCTCAAACTTCTCCTTTCCTTCATCCATCAACATCTGTCCATCCTTCATCTGCTCTTCATCTAATGATTCCTggtgtacactcttaaaaaataaatgctccAAAAGAAGCAAAAAGTATTGGAGAAACCAACAGAATCCTTTTATTCCATAGTTCTTTAGAAAACCATCTACTGGTGCTTTAAAGCCCCCTGGAGGCCTGCACATTTTAAATGGAGGAATCAATATGCTGATCTTAAGAACCTCTAATGCAGTATCAAGAACTATTTTAATCTTCAAAGAACCAAATAGAAAGAACCCTACCAAGAGAACAAAGATTTTTCTTGATAGAATcattgaagaacctttatttttaagagtgtatgattAGCTTTTTCTTCATACGTTTACTCTCAGTCGAACAATGTTATCAgggttgttaaaaaaacaaaatctgaattgAAGAAGCCTTTTAATACATGATTGTGAATTTGTATCGAATTGGCTACACTCACTGGAAATTGAATTgggatttaaattaaaaagacagaAAGTCATTCTATTCGATTCAACacaatttctatctatctatctatctatctatctatctatctatctatctatctatctatctatctatctatctatctatctatgaaccTTCAAGGGTTTTGGAAAATTTCAAGCCAACATTCATGTCGTTTGTAATTCATTTTACTTAATTTCTACTTCCgtacattcaaattcaaaatcaggaatttaaaaagcattctcaGTTGGGTTTAGAATGTTTCACAACCctgataatttaattatttcaaacattgCGCATGCTTTGAAACATGAAAACTATGACATTGTTCAGTTGTTTATAAATGCAGGGAATTTCGAAAGCCCTTGTGTCTAGTTTTAGGATTTTAATGCGATACAATGTTAgatcaaacattaaaacattgtcAGATATCTGACCATAGGCAAAGACCCACCAGAGATTGACTGAGATTGAAGCCTAAAATTAACTTGTAAAACACAAAGATAGAAACTCCCTATTGTTTTGTACACAGGCAGACATTTATTGAGGCAGTGTTTGACTAGTCATGCCATCCATCAACTCAGAAGCTTGAAACCGGGACTCTCAAAAGGCCAGAGTTTATAAGGTTTAGGCTGCCTACTACTGTTTGTTGTGTTAGAGAGCATGAAGGTGGTAGTGGGATTGATTGAGATATTATTGACTGCTCTTGTTGTGTTAAAACCTTCAGATATAAGAACGCTCCAAGGCTGTGTGGGTGGTGCATTTAACTTTGAGgaaattgtttattattgtagGCCTATAGTTCCTCATCAAAACTCTGCTTTTGTATGGACCAGCCAAGGGTCTTTTAATAGCTAAGCACAACACTTTATGTAGTTTGCcgcctaaaaagaaaaaaacaaaaacaaaaaaaaacatacttttaataagcttcctttctttttccctttttagCGCGGAAAAGGATATGCTAGCTCTTTCCGAGTGGACATACCAGAGACGGCGTGATTTTGCACAGTTAAACTGATGGAAAAGTGAAGAGCATCAAGTTTTCAGACTCTATTACCAGAGACGTCAGATGATTGTGCATTCCCGAAGGCTTCTGGAGCCTCTAGGACCTCAACAAACTTGATGAAAGAGTCATACTTGCAGAGCCAGTGGCCGAGGCCGAGTGGCTGGACATAACGCGCTTCTCAGCAGGACTGAGACGGAGGACAAAACTAGACCATTAAAATACACGGAGGATAGGAAGACAAGGAGAGAAACAAGAGGACAGCTATTCCTCTTGGCTTCTGCGTGTGCCTGTTTACAGCACTACTGtacatcgttaaaaaaaaaaaaacaaaaaaaaaaacaagacaagacaaaaaagacAGTGTGAACTATGATGAGAACCAccaatgaaaaatacaaaaatggagATATATTCACTGAGCCCTTTAGTTGTtcatgtacacacacaccactaaaaaGCCAACTGTACAGGAAAATAATTTGTGCATTACAAatgcaaaattgttattttagacatgactgtttttatattctgtgtgcggctgtgtgtgtgtgtgtgtgataaggtGTTTTCCCTTAATCTATTCTGACTctttgtca
Encoded here:
- the LOC109053290 gene encoding protocadherin-10-like isoform X2, coding for MFVFLLLLCLADGVVSQIRYSVPEEAEHGTFVGNIAEDLGLDLTKLSSRRFQVVPSSRTPYLEVNLENGVLFVNEKIDRERICKQSASCLLHLEVFLENPLELFRVEIEVVDINDNPPSFPETDITVEISESATPGTRFPLESAFDPDVGSNALRTYDITNNNYFYLDVQTQTDGNKFAELVLEKPLDREQQALHRYVLTAVDGGQPPRTGTALLVVRVLDSNDNVPVFDQPVYSINLAENAPVGTLVIQLNATDSDEGPNGEVIYSFSNHISSRVKELFDIDARTGRIEVRGEVDFEESSLYQIYVQAKDMGPNAVPAHCKVLVKVTDVNDNAPEIIFSTVTESVSENAATGTVIALLSVTDKDSEDNGQTHVEILGDVPFKLKTSFRNYYTIVTDGPLNRETVEAYTVTVVARDKGIPSLAASKSIKVHVSDENDNAPTFTQPIYDVYVTENNVPGAYIYAVSAVDPDVGQNAYITYSIVECEIQGMSVVTYVSINSENGYLYALRSFDYEQLKDFSFMVQARDSGSPELWSNATVNVIIVDQNDNAPSVIAPLGKNGTAREPLPRSAEPGYLVTRIVAMDADDGENARLSYSVQRGNENGMFRMDWRTGELRTARRVSVKRDPQQLYELLIEVRDHGQPPMSCSAVVQVTLVDSLVEGHSGERGTAKAKDASLDLTLILIIALGSVSFIFLLAMIVLAVRCQKDKKLNIYNTCLASDCCCLVGCGSCGSGGCCGRQARAARKKKKLSKSDIMLVQSTNTANVSVASAAQVPVEESGSFGSLHQSQNYCYQVCLTPESAKTDLMFLKACSPSRSNDTDHNPCGAIVTGYTDQQQPDIISNGSLLSSETKHQRAELSYLVDRPRRVNSSAFQEADIVSSKDSGHGDSEQGDSDHDAMHRGHNSGADLFSNCTDECKALGHSDRCWMPSFVPTEARQGADYRSNLHVPGMDSVPDSERGKGYASSFRVDIPETA
- the LOC109053290 gene encoding protocadherin-10-like isoform X1, which codes for MFVFLLLLCLADGVVSQIRYSVPEEAEHGTFVGNIAEDLGLDLTKLSSRRFQVVPSSRTPYLEVNLENGVLFVNEKIDRERICKQSASCLLHLEVFLENPLELFRVEIEVVDINDNPPSFPETDITVEISESATPGTRFPLESAFDPDVGSNALRTYDITNNNYFYLDVQTQTDGNKFAELVLEKPLDREQQALHRYVLTAVDGGQPPRTGTALLVVRVLDSNDNVPVFDQPVYSINLAENAPVGTLVIQLNATDSDEGPNGEVIYSFSNHISSRVKELFDIDARTGRIEVRGEVDFEESSLYQIYVQAKDMGPNAVPAHCKVLVKVTDVNDNAPEIIFSTVTESVSENAATGTVIALLSVTDKDSEDNGQTHVEILGDVPFKLKTSFRNYYTIVTDGPLNRETVEAYTVTVVARDKGIPSLAASKSIKVHVSDENDNAPTFTQPIYDVYVTENNVPGAYIYAVSAVDPDVGQNAYITYSIVECEIQGMSVVTYVSINSENGYLYALRSFDYEQLKDFSFMVQARDSGSPELWSNATVNVIIVDQNDNAPSVIAPLGKNGTAREPLPRSAEPGYLVTRIVAMDADDGENARLSYSVQRGNENGMFRMDWRTGELRTARRVSVKRDPQQLYELLIEVRDHGQPPMSCSAVVQVTLVDSLVEGHSGERGTAKAKDASLDLTLILIIALGSVSFIFLLAMIVLAVRCQKDKKLNIYNTCLASDCCCLVGCGSCGSGGCCGRQARAARKKKKLSKSDIMLVQSTNTANVSVASAAQVPVEESGSFGSLHQSQNYCYQVCLTPESAKTDLMFLKACSPSRSNDTDHNPCGAIVTGYTDQQQPDIISNGSLLSSETKHQRAELSYLVDRPRRVNSSAFQEADIVSSKDSGHGDSEQGDSDHDAMHRGHNSGADLFSNCTDECKALGHSDRCWMPSFVPTEARQGADYRSNLHVPGMDSVPDSEVFEGETLAGDQSFSTFGKEMPHHPNQMHQHQHQHHLNASTLERKEFDALLCNSRMPYKAACLSRKRIC